From Streptomyces sp. TLI_105, the proteins below share one genomic window:
- a CDS encoding metallophosphoesterase: protein MTPGGERNGAVVRVAAVGDIHLSPDCQGLLRPSFETLPICADVLLLAGDLTRHGTVPEAEVVAEEVRDLGVPVVAVLGNHDYHSEREADVTRVLTEAGVTVLEGDRVVLPVAGRKVGVAGAKGFCGGFAGRSAGEFGEREMKDFVRSARRSAEGLYRALADMSADGCAARIALTHFAPVPDTLAGEPIEIYPFLGSYLLAEAIDEAGADLAVHGHAHLGTEHGMTAGGVRVRNVAQPVIGRAFALYHLPLAAS from the coding sequence GTGACCCCCGGCGGCGAGCGGAACGGAGCCGTCGTCCGGGTGGCCGCCGTGGGCGACATCCACCTGAGCCCGGACTGCCAGGGACTGCTGCGCCCCTCCTTCGAGACCCTGCCGATCTGCGCGGACGTGCTCCTCCTCGCCGGCGACCTCACCCGGCACGGCACCGTCCCGGAGGCGGAGGTGGTCGCGGAGGAGGTGCGCGACCTCGGCGTCCCCGTGGTCGCGGTGCTCGGCAACCACGACTATCACTCGGAGCGGGAGGCCGACGTCACCCGCGTCCTCACCGAGGCCGGGGTCACGGTCCTGGAGGGGGACCGGGTGGTCCTGCCCGTGGCGGGCCGCAAGGTGGGCGTCGCCGGGGCGAAGGGCTTCTGCGGGGGCTTCGCGGGCCGCAGCGCCGGGGAGTTCGGCGAGCGGGAGATGAAGGACTTCGTCCGCAGCGCCCGTCGAAGCGCCGAGGGCCTGTACCGGGCGCTGGCCGACATGTCGGCCGACGGCTGCGCGGCCAGGATCGCCCTCACCCACTTCGCGCCCGTCCCCGACACGCTCGCCGGCGAGCCGATCGAGATCTATCCCTTCCTGGGCAGCTACCTCCTCGCCGAGGCCATCGACGAGGCCGGGGCCGACCTCGCGGTGCACGGCCACGCCCATCTCGGCACCGAACACGGCATGACGGCCGGCGGGGTACGCGTGCGCAACGTGGCCCAGCCCGTCATCGGCCGGGCGTTCGCGCTCTACCACCTTCCGCTCGCCGCGAGCTGA
- a CDS encoding cytochrome P450, which yields MIRLIEDLTADRTAALLLQGYAWLPDARRRAGNGEVLRTRLLGRTAVALHGPGAVRFFYDEDHVRRAGALPGPVLDTLFGRGAVHTLDGADHRARKALFVARLTDPAAVASLVEHAEAAWRAAFAAPARREVVLFDEAALVLARAVRDWAGLPYDDTRIRGLARDCVAMVDGFATPGPRHLRARRARSRQEEVLADAVGKARATAVSAEDTPFGAVVRHRGTGGAPLDLHTAAVELLNIARPAIAIAWFVAFAGHALHRWPGTRERLREDGSGAYATAFAHEVRRFYPFVPFVGGLGARDLEWRGERIPEGALVLLDVYGQNHDPALWPDPYRFAPERFLSRPPDPDALIPQGGGDARTGHRCPGEDITVAVLAALSGALARQEWTVPPQDLRIPLRRIPTAPRSGFRIAPRPV from the coding sequence ATGATCCGACTGATCGAGGACCTGACGGCGGACCGCACCGCCGCCCTGCTGCTCCAGGGGTACGCCTGGCTGCCCGACGCGCGCCGCCGGGCGGGGAACGGGGAGGTCCTCAGGACCCGGCTGCTCGGCCGGACCGCCGTCGCCCTGCACGGCCCCGGGGCGGTGCGCTTCTTCTACGACGAGGACCACGTGCGCCGCGCCGGAGCCCTGCCGGGGCCGGTGCTCGACACGCTCTTCGGCCGGGGCGCCGTCCACACCCTGGACGGTGCCGACCACCGCGCCCGCAAGGCGCTCTTCGTCGCCCGGCTGACCGATCCGGCGGCCGTCGCCTCCCTCGTCGAGCACGCCGAGGCCGCCTGGCGGGCGGCGTTCGCCGCCCCCGCCCGACGCGAGGTCGTGCTCTTCGACGAGGCGGCGCTGGTGCTCGCGCGGGCCGTCCGCGACTGGGCCGGGCTGCCGTACGACGACACCCGGATCCGCGGCCTGGCGCGGGACTGCGTCGCCATGGTCGACGGCTTCGCCACCCCCGGCCCGCGCCATCTGCGGGCCCGCCGCGCCCGCTCCCGCCAGGAGGAGGTCCTCGCGGACGCGGTCGGGAAGGCGCGGGCGACGGCGGTGTCCGCCGAGGACACCCCGTTCGGCGCGGTCGTGCGGCACCGCGGGACCGGCGGGGCTCCGCTCGACCTCCACACCGCCGCCGTGGAGCTCCTGAACATCGCCCGCCCGGCGATCGCCATCGCCTGGTTCGTGGCGTTCGCCGGACACGCGCTGCACCGGTGGCCCGGGACCCGGGAACGCCTGCGCGAGGACGGCTCCGGCGCCTACGCGACGGCCTTCGCCCACGAGGTCCGCCGCTTCTACCCCTTCGTGCCGTTCGTCGGCGGCCTCGGCGCCCGCGACCTGGAGTGGCGGGGCGAGCGGATCCCCGAGGGCGCCCTGGTGCTGCTCGACGTGTACGGCCAGAACCACGACCCGGCCCTCTGGCCGGACCCGTACCGCTTCGCCCCCGAGCGCTTCCTCTCCCGGCCCCCGGACCCGGACGCCCTGATCCCGCAGGGCGGCGGCGACGCCCGTACCGGCCATCGCTGCCCCGGCGAGGACATCACCGTCGCCGTCCTCGCGGCCCTGTCGGGCGCCCTGGCCCGGCAGGAGTGGACGGTGCCCCCGCAGGACCTGCGGATCCCCCTGCGGCGGATCCCCACCGCGCCGCGCAGCGGCTTCCGGATCGCTCCCCGGCCGGTCTGA
- a CDS encoding polysaccharide deacetylase family protein, with amino-acid sequence MGQGKYTAHIAVVASAVGLSLAVWGAAALMDNEAAAKMGGAPASQGPAGKPGQPAQVRPQKVPESIAHAAEAGGSAVNITIDDGPDPRWTPQMLDILKENGVKAVFCMVGPMAEAHPDIVKRVVAEGHRLCDHTVSHDTTMDKKSVAYQKQQIFDAKKMIEDAAGGAKVEYYRAPGGAFTPDSRRLAAAAGMRPLGWNVDTKDFEQPGTASIVNTVKNELSNGPTILFHDGGGDRGQTVAALRQVLPWLKENGHTFSFPVRTTP; translated from the coding sequence ATGGGGCAGGGCAAGTACACCGCGCACATAGCCGTGGTGGCTTCGGCGGTGGGGCTGAGCCTGGCGGTGTGGGGCGCCGCGGCGCTGATGGACAACGAGGCCGCCGCGAAGATGGGGGGTGCCCCGGCCTCGCAGGGGCCCGCCGGGAAGCCCGGGCAGCCGGCCCAGGTGCGGCCGCAGAAGGTGCCCGAGAGCATCGCGCACGCGGCCGAGGCGGGGGGCTCGGCGGTGAACATCACCATCGACGACGGACCCGACCCGCGCTGGACGCCGCAGATGCTGGACATCCTCAAGGAGAACGGCGTCAAGGCCGTGTTCTGCATGGTCGGCCCGATGGCCGAGGCGCACCCCGACATCGTCAAGAGGGTGGTGGCGGAGGGCCACCGGCTCTGCGACCACACCGTGTCCCACGACACGACGATGGACAAGAAGTCCGTCGCGTACCAGAAGCAGCAGATCTTCGACGCGAAGAAGATGATCGAGGACGCGGCCGGGGGAGCGAAGGTCGAGTACTACCGGGCTCCGGGCGGGGCGTTCACCCCGGACAGCAGGCGGCTCGCCGCCGCCGCGGGGATGCGGCCGCTCGGCTGGAACGTGGACACGAAGGACTTCGAGCAGCCGGGCACGGCCTCGATCGTCAACACCGTCAAGAACGAGCTGTCGAACGGGCCGACGATCCTCTTCCACGACGGCGGCGGCGACCGCGGTCAGACCGTCGCGGCCCTGCGGCAGGTGCTGCCGTGGCTCAAGGAGAACGGACACACCTTCAGCTTCCCCGTCCGCACGACCCCTTGA
- a CDS encoding carboxymuconolactone decarboxylase family protein, with product MSDTAGAPADRRIYVDKQSPKAYHALVQTADAVRATAAEAGLDRILVELVNLRVSQLNGCAYCLDVHTRAALRAGETTRRLGVLAAWRDTELFTDRERAALDLAEATTAPADSPAQERAYDGARRSLSDEEISAVIWVAITINAFNRVSILSKHPVRETPAKL from the coding sequence GTGAGCGACACGGCAGGAGCCCCGGCGGACAGGCGGATCTACGTCGACAAGCAGAGTCCCAAGGCCTACCACGCGCTGGTCCAGACGGCGGACGCCGTGCGCGCGACGGCCGCCGAGGCGGGGCTCGACCGCATCCTGGTGGAGCTGGTCAACCTCCGCGTGTCCCAGCTCAACGGCTGCGCGTACTGCCTCGACGTGCACACCAGGGCCGCCCTGCGCGCGGGCGAGACCACCCGCCGTCTGGGCGTGCTCGCCGCCTGGCGCGACACCGAGCTCTTCACGGACCGGGAGCGCGCCGCCCTGGACCTCGCGGAGGCCACCACCGCCCCCGCCGACTCCCCCGCCCAGGAGCGCGCCTACGACGGCGCCCGCCGGTCGCTGAGCGACGAGGAGATCTCGGCGGTGATCTGGGTCGCGATCACGATCAACGCCTTCAACCGGGTCTCGATCCTGAGCAAGCACCCCGTACGGGAGACCCCCGCCAAGCTCTGA